From Diceros bicornis minor isolate mBicDic1 chromosome 17, mDicBic1.mat.cur, whole genome shotgun sequence, the proteins below share one genomic window:
- the LOC131415675 gene encoding olfactory receptor 6C3-like translates to MKNHTVPTEFILLGLSDDPELQTVIFLFLMITYILSVTGNLTIITLTLVDSHLQSPMYFFLRNFAVLEISFTTVCIPRFLSTIITRDKTISYNNCTAQLFFFIFMGITEFYLLTAMSYDRYVAICKPLHYTTIMNKRVCVLLVFCAWLAGFLNIFPPVILFLQLDYCGSNVIDHFACDYFPLLQLSCSDTWLLEVIGFYSAIVILLFTLALIILSYLFIIRTILKLPSSSQRKKAFSTCSSHMIVISISYGSCIFMYANPSAKEKASLTKGVAILNTSLPPMMNPFIYTLRNQQVKQAFKDTIKKVIFFSGKGKY, encoded by the coding sequence ATGAAAAACCACACAGTACCCACAGAATTCATTCTTCTAGGGCTGTCAGATGACCCTGAGCTTCAGactgtgatttttctctttttaatgatAACATATATATTAAGTGTCACTGGAAATTTGACCATCATCACTCTCACCTTAGTGGACTCCCATCTACAGAGCCCTATGTATTTCTTCCTCAGGAACTTCGCTGTATTGGAAATATCCTTTACAACTGTCTGTATTCCCAGATTTCTGAGCACAATTATCACCAGAGACAAAACTATTTCATACAATAATTGTACAGCTCAAttgtttttcttcatcttcatgGGTATAACTGAATTTTATCTTCTAACTGCCATGTCCTAcgatcgctatgtggccatctgcaaacccctGCATTACACAACCATCATGAACAAGAGAGTCTGTGTATTGCTTGTCTTCTGTGCTTGGCTGGCAGGATTCTTAAACATCTTCCCCCCAGTTATACTTTTCCTCCAGTTAGACTACTGCGGCTCCAATGTCATCGATCACTTTGCTTGTGACTATTTCCCCCTCTTGCAGTTATCTTGCTCAGACACATGGCTCCTAGAAGTGATTGGGTTTTACTCTGCAATAGTGATTCTGCTTTTCACTCTGGCATTAATAATTCTATCCTACCTGTTCATCATTAGGACAATTCTGAAACTGCCTTCCTCCAGTCAGAGAAAAAAGGCATTTTCTACATGCTCCTCTCACATGATTGTCATTTCCATCTCTTATGGGAGCTGCATTTTCATGTATGCCAACCCTTCAGCCAAAGAAAAGGCATCGTTGACTAAAGGAGTAGCTATTCTGAATACTTCTCTTCCTCCTATGATGAATCCATTTATATATACCTTGAGGAACCAGCAAGTAAAGCAAGCCTTTAAGGACACCATCAAAAAGGTTATATTTTTCTCTGGTAAGGGAAAATATTAG